The sequence below is a genomic window from Brevibacillus laterosporus.
TGTATGACCCCGAATATAAAACGTGGCGCGTCCTCGACCTCAAAGAGTTCCACGCGAAAAACATTATGGATGACTTCGATAAAATCCAGCTTACCGCGCAGAAGTTCAAGCCGGACTATACGCTCGTTGGCGATGCGGTGACTATCGCGAAAACTTCCGACGGTAAATCGTATTCGATGGAATCCGGGAACCTTGACGGGACTGTCATCGAAGCTGCCCGTGCCTTTACCGGATCGGCCGAAATCAAATACGAGGAGCTCGCCAACTTCCGAACCGAAGATGATATTCGCGAGATACTCGGAAAAGCAACGAAGAATGTCGACAAGACGGTACTAGAGGACGGGGTCCCGATTACAGTTTCCGACGAAGACTTGCCATTTTAACCGAGAGGAGGCGACCAGATGGCGAACTATTCAAATAACATCGGCGCCCACTCGCAGCTATTGGCGAAAACGGCGCTACTCGCTAACGGCTACGAGATCGCCAACCCGGAAGCTCCCGAAGTGTACGACATTGTGGCGCGCCATCCTCTGTCACGCGATTGGCAGACGTTCC
It includes:
- a CDS encoding single-stranded DNA-binding protein: MGIREKLKEREEARDKAAQGAGGGINAGLPEGVTRYVKLGQELTGGKTYVLLAPYGQWYFYYTHEDGDKYPSRETYYRKHTCTHSPKVAPANDDESGTLFDQYAKSNANVCLSCKAKAKRKLYFMVPVYDPEYKTWRVLDLKEFHAKNIMDDFDKIQLTAQKFKPDYTLVGDAVTIAKTSDGKSYSMESGNLDGTVIEAARAFTGSAEIKYEELANFRTEDDIREILGKATKNVDKTVLEDGVPITVSDEDLPF